From a single Rissa tridactyla isolate bRisTri1 unplaced genomic scaffold, bRisTri1.patW.cur.20221130 scaffold_47, whole genome shotgun sequence genomic region:
- the LOC128903568 gene encoding olfactory receptor 49-like, with the protein MGNATIIFLLCVGHHLQTPLYFLISNLSFLEIWFTSSTSTKLLVILGSGRRTISLSSCFAQSYFCFALGTTEIVLLVVLSFDRYVAICQRLRNAAIMKPQLCIHLVVAAWVMGTTLLSYCLVLLYKLTFWGSNKIHHLFCDSSPLFKLSCSDTSLLGKMDSILLSFVMLGSLCLTPAFYTGILFCILHLPGASGRKKAFTTCSSHLTTLAITYARCIALYVHPTEHISSQANGMVALLNTVLYPFLNPFIYSLRNKTVILARNEAIARATIKLFALSRCISGQQFP; encoded by the coding sequence ATGGGGAACGCAACCATCATTTTCCTTCTGTGCGTGGGTCACCACCTGCAAACCCCCCTGTACTTTCTCATCAGCAATCTGTCCTTCCTGGAAATCTGGTTTACATCCTCCACAAGCACCAAATTGCTTGTGATCCTGGGTTCTGGTAGGAGAACAATCTCACTAAGCAGCTGCTTTGCCCAATCCTATTTCTGTTTTGCCCTGGGCACTACAGAGATTGTTCTACTTGTTGTCCTGTCCtttgaccgctacgttgccatctgccaGCGTTTGCGTAATGCTGCCATCATGAAGCCTCAGCTCTGCATCCACCTGGTTGTTGCTGCTTGGGTCATGGGCACCACACTCTTGAGTTACTGCCTGGTCCTCCTCTACAAGCTGACTTTCTGGGGCTCAAACAAGATCCACCATTTGTTTTGCGACAGCTCCCCCTTGTTCAAACTGTCCTGCTCTGACACCAGCCTGCTTGGGAAAATGGACtctattttattatcatttgtcATGCTGGGTTCCTTATGTTTAACTCCGGCATTTTACACAGGCATCCTTTTCTGTATTCTACACCTTCCAGGAgcctctgggaggaaaaaagctttcactaCATGTTCTTCCCATCTCACCACCTTGGCCATTACCTATGCGCGCTGCATTGCTCTCTATGTGCATCCTACAGAACACATTTCCTCGCAGGCAAATGGAATGGTGGCTTTGCTAAACACTGTCCTGTACCCATTCTTAAATCCATTCATCTACAGTCTAAGAAACAAGACCGTGATACTGGCCCGGAATGAAGCCATTGCCCGTGCAACAATAAAGCTTTTCGCCTTATCACGATGCATTTCTGGACAGCAATTCCCATGA
- the LOC128903566 gene encoding olfactory receptor 14J1-like: protein MYFFLLSLSVLDLGSISTTLPKAMANSSWDNRAISYTVCVVQVFFFFFCAATEFYLLTVRSYDRYVAICKPLHYGTLMGSRACVHMAAAAWGSGFLNALLHTANTFSLPLCQGNAVDQFFCEIPQILKLSCSDSDYLREGGLLVVHAFVVFACFVFMVLSYVQIFRAVLRIPSQQGRHKVFSTCLPHLAVVSLFVSTGMFAYLKPPSISSPVLDLVVAVLYSLIPPAVNPLIYSMRNKELKDAVLKLFEWCPLQINKVPIIALRLPLYIRKTQD from the coding sequence atgtacttcttcctcctcagcctctctgttcttgaccttggctccatctccaccactctccccaaagccatggccaattcctcCTGGGACAACAGGGCCATCTCCTACACAGTATGTGttgtacaggtcttttttttctttttctgtgctgcaacagagttttatcttctcactgtcaggtcctatgaccgctacgttgccatctgcaaacccctgcactacgggaccctgatgggcagcagagcttgtgtccacatggcagcagctgcctggggcagtgggtttctcaatgctctcctgcacacggccaatacattttccctgcccctctgccagggcaatgctgtggaccagttcttctgtgagatcccccagatcctcaagctctcctgctcagactcagactacctcagagAAGGTGGGCTTCTTGTGGTTCATGCCTTTGttgtttttgcatgttttgtgtttatggtgctgtcctatgtgcagatcttcagggccgtgctgaggatcccctctcagcagggacggcacaaagtcttttccacgtgcctccctcacctggccgtggtctccctgtttgtcagcactggcatgtttgcctacctgaagcccccctccatctcctccccagttctcgatctggtggtggcagttcTGTACTCGCTcattcctccagcagtgaaccccctcatctacagcatgaggaacaaggagctcaaggatgcagtTTTGAAACTATTTGAATGGTGTCCACTTCAGATTAATAAGGTGCCCATTATAGCACTACGGCTCCCACTGTACATCAGGAAAACGCAGGACTAA